Proteins encoded by one window of Fodinicurvata sp. EGI_FJ10296:
- a CDS encoding peroxiredoxin — MSEGTMQGAGSPVRARPGLGDMAPDFTARSTMGPVRLSDRRGRWVLLFTHPADFTPVCTSEFIALAAAKPEFDAIGCEIVAHSIDSLPAHFAWIRSIETNTGRKIDFPVVEDIGLSIARAYGMIHDGSASTATVRGVFAIDPDGVIQAMQFYPMAVGRNVQELLRLVRALQAVRQTSVCTPEGWVPGDAVLKPIELAVEDADPTAESAGGDRDFWYMRPVT, encoded by the coding sequence GTGTCAGAGGGTACGATGCAGGGAGCCGGATCGCCGGTGCGGGCCCGGCCCGGACTTGGCGACATGGCGCCTGATTTTACGGCGCGGTCGACCATGGGACCGGTGCGGCTCTCGGACCGGCGCGGCCGCTGGGTGCTGCTGTTCACCCATCCGGCCGATTTCACGCCGGTCTGCACCAGTGAATTCATTGCCCTGGCGGCGGCGAAGCCGGAGTTCGATGCGATCGGGTGCGAGATCGTCGCCCATTCCATTGACAGTTTGCCGGCTCATTTCGCCTGGATCCGATCGATCGAGACCAATACCGGCAGGAAAATCGACTTCCCGGTGGTCGAAGATATCGGGCTCTCCATAGCCAGAGCCTACGGCATGATTCATGACGGTTCGGCATCGACGGCAACGGTGCGTGGGGTGTTTGCGATCGATCCGGACGGCGTCATTCAGGCGATGCAGTTCTATCCGATGGCCGTAGGCCGCAATGTGCAGGAATTGCTTCGCCTGGTTCGCGCGCTTCAGGCGGTCCGCCAGACTTCGGTTTGCACGCCCGAGGGTTGGGTTCCAGGTGACGCGGTGCTGAAGCCAATTGAATTGGCCGTCGAAGATGCCGATCCGACCGCGGAATCGGCGGGCGGCGATCGAGACTTCTGGTATATGCGTCCGGTGACATGA
- a CDS encoding metalloregulator ArsR/SmtB family transcription factor, whose translation MTEQAGKIPQATAAVMEPRAADGMDAAAMASAAAEASGLLRLLANPNRLMILCFLLEGERSVGQMEEMLGIRQPTLSQQIAILREARLIGQSRRQAKVVFYQLRDPKVVPVIRALYGVFCTGTVPAAPTPGAAQGLSVAGTDSVFGSLAASPAASSGSILSNSAPTDCGFMAIVDDT comes from the coding sequence ATGACAGAGCAGGCCGGTAAGATACCGCAGGCAACAGCGGCGGTCATGGAGCCCAGGGCAGCTGACGGAATGGACGCGGCGGCCATGGCTTCCGCGGCGGCCGAGGCAAGTGGGCTGCTTCGTCTGCTGGCCAATCCCAATCGCCTGATGATCCTGTGCTTTCTGCTGGAGGGCGAACGGTCGGTCGGACAGATGGAAGAGATGCTGGGAATCCGTCAGCCGACCTTGTCGCAGCAGATCGCGATCCTGCGCGAAGCAAGGCTGATCGGACAATCACGCCGTCAGGCGAAGGTCGTGTTCTACCAGCTTCGCGATCCCAAGGTCGTGCCGGTGATCCGGGCGCTTTATGGCGTTTTCTGTACCGGTACCGTCCCGGCGGCGCCCACGCCCGGCGCCGCGCAGGGCTTGTCGGTGGCCGGGACCGATTCCGTTTTCGGCAGTCTTGCTGCATCTCCCGCCGCGTCAAGTGGCAGCATTCTGTCGAATTCGGCTCCCACCGACTGCGGGTTCATGGCGATTGTCGACGACACCTGA
- a CDS encoding HAMP domain-containing sensor histidine kinase produces MRFYRLLSRLPRPRSYIGKILFVSFVGVHIPLIALILYLLLLSDIAMTTVLPVVVVLLVATVGGTVATFAALYALLAPVRASSAAIRQYLETGVLPRLPSESGDDVDAAARLMADIQEGLTRLDYALAASKAAREATTAEKKEVFGMLSRLSHDLRTPLNAIVGFSQMMHNEMLGPLGTKAYRGYARDIETSSQQLLDRIQRILDLSQMESGDLSLAMESVSLDQAVDEAVRAKHLHAGAAGVDISATMAGSACVLADRSALIQSIMNVIGVAIETTASNEQKAGRVTVSATTDAEGVTLSIADNGRALDRNDVPAGLADRGFVAEREATNSPEGVGDATSVSISLLLADRLAVLSGARLTWHFVEGRGKLFHLALAKHAEGADRKAA; encoded by the coding sequence ATGCGCTTTTATCGCCTGCTGTCCAGATTGCCGCGCCCGAGGAGCTATATCGGCAAAATTCTGTTCGTAAGTTTTGTCGGCGTCCATATACCGCTCATCGCCCTGATATTGTATCTCCTGCTCCTTTCCGACATCGCCATGACCACGGTGTTGCCGGTGGTGGTCGTGCTTCTGGTGGCCACAGTGGGAGGCACCGTGGCGACATTCGCGGCGCTCTATGCCCTGCTTGCGCCCGTCCGGGCGTCGTCGGCCGCGATCCGCCAATACCTTGAAACAGGGGTACTGCCGCGTCTGCCGTCGGAATCCGGAGACGACGTCGATGCGGCCGCACGGCTGATGGCCGATATCCAGGAGGGGCTGACCCGGCTCGACTATGCGCTGGCGGCATCCAAAGCGGCCAGGGAAGCGACAACGGCGGAAAAGAAAGAGGTCTTCGGCATGCTGTCCCGCCTGTCGCATGACCTCAGAACGCCGCTGAACGCCATCGTCGGCTTTTCCCAGATGATGCACAACGAAATGCTCGGCCCGCTCGGTACCAAGGCCTATCGCGGTTATGCCCGCGATATCGAAACCAGCAGTCAGCAGCTTCTCGACCGGATACAGCGAATCCTGGACCTCAGCCAGATGGAATCCGGGGACCTGTCACTGGCGATGGAATCGGTGTCGCTCGATCAGGCTGTTGACGAAGCGGTGCGGGCCAAGCATCTGCACGCGGGCGCCGCCGGGGTTGATATCTCCGCCACGATGGCCGGCTCGGCATGTGTGCTGGCCGATCGCTCCGCCCTGATTCAGTCGATTATGAACGTCATTGGCGTGGCGATCGAGACGACGGCGTCCAATGAACAGAAAGCCGGGCGCGTGACGGTCTCGGCCACGACGGACGCGGAAGGCGTGACACTGTCGATCGCCGATAACGGGCGCGCACTGGATCGCAACGATGTTCCCGCAGGCCTTGCCGATCGCGGTTTCGTGGCGGAACGCGAAGCCACCAACTCTCCCGAAGGGGTCGGCGATGCGACCAGCGTTTCGATTTCGCTGCTGCTCGCCGACCGGTTGGCCGTTCTTTCCGGCGCCCGGCTGACCTGGCATTTCGTCGAAGGCCGCGGAAAGCTTTTCCATCTGGCCCTTGCCAAGCATGCCGAGGGCGCTGACCGAAAGGCGGCGTGA
- a CDS encoding DUF6421 family protein — protein MPVDRNDAPPSILLRIIDMVDSVRPYQGVDGTIANHPPQAYRLIQALVDILEHDYEEVPGLTRPLALATSGDLRRWLESGLNTPPAFDATIAAFPPPENGSPIFLLACMIATNGPQPTGRFLEAVFGYRRESQILAEAESYCGGYEKAFDCIQLTEASAGFRQGNCIVLFPESVARAKRVERQTFALFFFNKFRRIYHELTMPEVRRLFGPEDQCFPGSGRWLSADMTESAMYDARCLWGYLHDYAHHTGPRPLDQSLSLKIGWHTGLLEELKCDLIGALVMARKQPRYWREIIEFIIWERMLRYPRAWRDRNTFDAGTGVLLFGELWRSGAIRPGRESYLAVNLAGVLETADALVREIEDLERLDDTAYPDAARAFVEARLGAPSPPDRYDRAGTIHADVVFSADIMQS, from the coding sequence ATGCCGGTCGATCGGAACGACGCTCCACCATCGATCCTGTTGCGCATCATCGACATGGTCGACAGTGTGCGGCCCTATCAGGGTGTGGACGGGACGATCGCAAACCACCCGCCACAGGCCTATCGGCTGATCCAGGCACTGGTCGACATACTGGAACATGACTACGAGGAAGTCCCGGGACTCACGCGGCCGCTGGCGCTTGCGACATCGGGCGATTTGCGGCGGTGGCTTGAATCGGGACTGAATACGCCGCCGGCCTTCGATGCCACGATCGCGGCCTTCCCCCCACCGGAGAACGGTTCGCCGATCTTTCTGTTGGCCTGCATGATCGCAACCAACGGACCGCAACCGACAGGGCGCTTCCTTGAGGCCGTGTTCGGCTATCGGCGGGAATCGCAAATATTGGCCGAGGCCGAAAGCTATTGCGGCGGCTACGAAAAGGCCTTCGACTGCATCCAGCTGACCGAGGCGTCGGCCGGATTTCGACAGGGCAACTGCATCGTTCTGTTTCCGGAATCCGTCGCCCGCGCCAAACGGGTCGAGCGCCAGACCTTTGCGCTTTTCTTCTTCAACAAGTTCAGACGAATCTATCACGAACTCACCATGCCGGAAGTACGCCGCCTGTTCGGCCCCGAAGACCAGTGCTTTCCAGGCTCCGGACGTTGGCTGAGCGCCGACATGACCGAATCGGCAATGTACGACGCCCGCTGTCTCTGGGGCTACTTGCACGACTATGCGCACCACACCGGGCCTCGCCCGCTCGATCAGTCCCTTTCCCTGAAGATCGGCTGGCATACCGGTTTGTTGGAGGAACTGAAATGCGATCTGATCGGCGCCCTGGTCATGGCGCGCAAGCAACCCCGCTATTGGCGCGAGATCATCGAGTTCATCATCTGGGAGCGGATGCTGCGCTATCCCCGGGCCTGGCGCGATCGCAATACCTTCGACGCCGGCACCGGCGTGCTGCTGTTCGGTGAACTCTGGCGGTCCGGCGCCATCCGGCCCGGCCGAGAGTCGTATCTCGCCGTGAATCTGGCCGGCGTTCTGGAGACGGCAGACGCACTCGTTCGCGAGATCGAGGATCTGGAGCGGCTCGACGATACCGCCTATCCCGACGCCGCCCGTGCTTTCGTCGAGGCGCGCCTTGGCGCCCCATCGCCGCCGGACCGATACGACCGCGCAGGAACGATACACGCGGATGTTGTTTTCAGCGCGGATATCATGCAATCATAA
- a CDS encoding Ig-like domain-containing protein → MTHPAAARRRTILVTATMLLLPGVVLAQDRFCDPVPIPEIAGCSPAAMLDALNGDQIITGPRSPQVVFAEGQTRPGQGYLDISGLVGEFGSVCAQPVSALTTDGLIMSGALRDISPRDLLGDGDVTGGIGTVMEFMSRMSAGEAPSGNMDADMLNVLIPPDSDMRDVVFELSSPNAFTLESGVLGNPIWIEHSGATGWSPRSASHFVVQLPDTTPADLQPGEVYRAIATAPRDGDGASGAMPTLAAFYTTWDGRFRRFSQPDQAAPPMAVPFLRDIQRNLELPDGIGGLDIAQMAISGEGQAFAGEITMVGGRLNGTVTIDEITDTTVYGRLELSGDAWAETDTREFTYDDEGQLDGSRRVDISQQDASLTVYGGFAAPNQGSMTHIGHSAVAIDGRGGDRPPVLGVEANFPASGAKNLDFDDPRLEVVFDRAIDPASIGPGTAYLEYRSASGGMARVDVTADVDDDTLHFHPVDALPPGAWYRLIVEGGQTGPAGRDGAVLPGPFGLTFATVPDEFEITPVVIQVARDAPLVAGKTTLTRLYIDWERPEGTVHESWHVRDIPANAWVTDEREGQLYETKEDVPVPNEDLATPDQQRVANNTVNFFGWDPMLRETREVLGFIEPLDPCDQPLGEEDGKTGVTWTDLQRDLTFDYYMMRVGPWADGISPAARGALRSVAHNAARFTQQTFPVTGVSGRFAGDYTPTRDWQERYGDNLPDSYSGDAELMLMSELHDAVAQFSNADMIVAFLPTEVSQGGSSYGPVPLADGGNEFRWSQPVRFRTPTVAMQGVARGAMVPAITHEFGHGFGLRHVPDVANVGERQAECDSGRTEMAGIEGFRLSLDGSGGNNKSFEEGNGETTWGLLPLMYPCAEEYSKHFILRDYYLQLIDGIRTHAAAETPENTGPSYAQSLQSILVGGPAQAADGWSDGGPQQFVVVGTLGETTATASIDRMAPALRRFRDTGPEGDFTLIARDRSGSILAQRPLGADMTGENGSPFFSVISTSRPPFSLEIRHGEKTVAQRRRSLSPPQIHGFRLADSGGDIARLRWEAEDSDDDPLRYTVLFRSAEDDGWRVVAVAGDGATAAVHRAALPAGPDPTFRLIASDGMDQATADISAAAAARPPELLPEADTAEDGSDAAGEADFVPDPGPPRLGGGLAETDPTSEADAADDTRETGNVDAPEPRSGSAAGGSNLGTIAFGGESHEFALRACTRTTVGPDTRLIDISGATAPEGQTRLVVSATIADLPGGGNQVVEARRVDAGGDEIAVYVAMRTNQGGEWVTGLGDPANGPLLTVDGTTISGSGEFLDRTGMPESLGTGRFEAHCQSFSDG, encoded by the coding sequence ATGACCCATCCCGCGGCGGCGCGACGCCGGACCATCCTTGTAACGGCGACAATGCTCCTTCTGCCGGGCGTCGTGTTGGCGCAAGACCGGTTCTGCGATCCGGTCCCCATCCCGGAGATCGCCGGATGCTCGCCCGCCGCCATGCTCGACGCGCTCAACGGCGACCAGATCATCACCGGGCCCCGTTCGCCGCAGGTGGTATTCGCCGAAGGGCAGACGCGGCCCGGCCAGGGCTATCTCGACATTTCCGGACTGGTGGGCGAGTTTGGCTCCGTCTGCGCTCAACCGGTCTCCGCCCTGACGACGGACGGCCTGATCATGTCGGGCGCACTGCGCGACATCTCACCTCGGGATCTGCTGGGCGACGGCGACGTGACCGGCGGCATCGGAACGGTCATGGAATTCATGAGCCGAATGTCGGCGGGCGAAGCGCCGTCGGGCAACATGGACGCCGATATGCTCAATGTCCTGATCCCGCCGGATTCCGATATGCGCGATGTCGTGTTCGAACTCTCCAGCCCGAATGCCTTCACGCTGGAAAGCGGGGTCCTGGGCAATCCGATATGGATCGAACACAGCGGCGCCACCGGGTGGAGTCCCCGCTCGGCCAGTCACTTCGTGGTCCAGCTTCCGGACACCACGCCTGCCGATCTGCAGCCCGGCGAAGTTTACCGCGCCATCGCCACCGCCCCACGCGACGGTGATGGCGCATCCGGAGCGATGCCGACGCTGGCGGCGTTCTACACGACCTGGGACGGCAGGTTCCGACGTTTCAGCCAGCCGGACCAGGCCGCCCCGCCGATGGCCGTGCCGTTTCTCAGGGACATTCAGCGCAATCTGGAACTTCCTGACGGAATCGGCGGTCTGGACATCGCGCAGATGGCAATCTCCGGCGAGGGCCAGGCCTTCGCCGGCGAAATCACCATGGTCGGCGGCCGGCTGAACGGCACCGTAACGATCGATGAGATCACCGATACCACGGTTTACGGACGGCTAGAGCTTTCCGGCGACGCCTGGGCCGAGACCGATACGCGGGAATTCACCTATGACGACGAGGGCCAACTCGATGGCAGCCGGCGGGTCGATATCTCGCAACAGGATGCATCGCTGACGGTCTACGGCGGGTTTGCGGCCCCCAATCAGGGCAGCATGACCCATATCGGCCACAGTGCCGTCGCGATCGACGGACGCGGCGGCGACCGCCCGCCGGTTCTCGGCGTCGAAGCGAATTTTCCCGCCTCCGGGGCGAAGAACCTCGACTTCGACGACCCGCGCCTTGAGGTCGTTTTCGACCGCGCCATCGACCCGGCGAGTATCGGCCCGGGGACGGCCTATCTCGAATACCGCAGCGCCAGCGGCGGCATGGCGCGGGTCGATGTCACCGCCGACGTTGACGACGATACGCTGCACTTCCATCCGGTTGATGCGCTGCCGCCCGGCGCCTGGTACCGCCTGATCGTCGAAGGCGGCCAGACGGGGCCGGCAGGCCGTGACGGCGCGGTATTGCCGGGCCCTTTCGGGCTGACATTCGCGACGGTCCCGGACGAGTTCGAGATCACGCCCGTCGTTATTCAGGTCGCGCGCGACGCGCCGCTGGTCGCCGGCAAGACCACCCTGACGCGGCTTTATATTGACTGGGAACGCCCGGAAGGCACCGTCCACGAATCCTGGCACGTCCGCGACATTCCGGCCAATGCATGGGTCACGGACGAACGTGAGGGGCAGCTTTACGAGACGAAAGAGGACGTGCCCGTGCCGAACGAGGATCTGGCCACCCCCGATCAGCAGCGGGTCGCGAACAACACCGTGAACTTCTTCGGCTGGGACCCGATGCTGCGCGAAACGCGCGAAGTGCTGGGCTTCATCGAGCCTCTCGATCCGTGCGACCAACCGCTGGGCGAAGAAGACGGCAAGACCGGTGTGACCTGGACGGATCTGCAGCGCGACCTCACCTTCGATTATTACATGATGCGGGTTGGCCCCTGGGCGGACGGCATTTCGCCCGCCGCACGGGGTGCGCTGCGATCGGTCGCGCACAACGCCGCTCGTTTTACCCAGCAGACCTTTCCGGTGACCGGCGTCTCCGGGCGCTTTGCCGGCGACTATACCCCGACACGCGACTGGCAGGAACGGTATGGCGACAACCTTCCCGACAGCTATTCCGGCGACGCCGAACTCATGTTGATGAGTGAGCTTCACGATGCGGTCGCCCAGTTCAGCAACGCTGACATGATCGTGGCGTTCCTGCCCACCGAAGTCAGCCAGGGCGGGTCCTCTTACGGGCCGGTACCCTTGGCGGACGGGGGCAACGAGTTCCGCTGGTCCCAGCCGGTCCGATTCCGAACACCCACTGTTGCCATGCAAGGCGTGGCGCGCGGCGCCATGGTGCCCGCCATCACTCATGAATTCGGTCATGGCTTCGGATTACGGCACGTCCCGGACGTCGCGAATGTGGGCGAACGACAGGCAGAGTGCGACTCGGGCCGGACCGAAATGGCGGGCATCGAAGGATTTCGCCTGTCGTTGGACGGCAGTGGCGGCAACAACAAGTCGTTCGAGGAAGGCAACGGTGAAACGACCTGGGGGCTGTTGCCGTTGATGTATCCATGCGCCGAGGAATATTCGAAGCACTTCATCCTGCGTGACTATTATTTGCAGCTGATTGATGGCATTCGCACACATGCGGCCGCAGAAACCCCGGAGAATACCGGTCCAAGCTATGCGCAGTCTCTGCAATCGATACTGGTCGGCGGCCCGGCTCAAGCTGCGGACGGGTGGTCCGACGGGGGTCCACAGCAATTCGTCGTCGTCGGAACCCTCGGCGAAACGACGGCGACCGCCAGCATAGACCGGATGGCGCCAGCCCTGCGGCGCTTCCGCGATACCGGGCCCGAGGGCGACTTCACGCTGATCGCGCGCGACCGAAGCGGCAGCATCCTCGCCCAACGCCCGCTCGGCGCCGACATGACGGGTGAGAACGGAAGTCCGTTCTTCTCGGTCATCTCAACGTCGCGGCCGCCTTTCAGCCTCGAAATCCGTCACGGCGAAAAGACGGTCGCCCAACGGCGCCGATCGCTGTCGCCGCCCCAAATCCACGGCTTTCGGCTGGCGGACAGCGGCGGCGATATTGCGCGGCTGCGCTGGGAGGCTGAGGACAGCGACGACGATCCGTTGCGCTATACCGTGCTGTTCCGCAGCGCAGAGGATGACGGCTGGCGCGTGGTGGCCGTTGCTGGGGACGGCGCCACTGCCGCCGTTCACCGCGCCGCCCTGCCGGCCGGACCCGACCCGACGTTTCGGCTGATCGCCAGTGACGGAATGGATCAGGCGACCGCCGACATTTCCGCCGCAGCCGCCGCGCGGCCTCCGGAATTGTTACCAGAGGCCGACACTGCTGAAGACGGGTCGGACGCCGCCGGCGAAGCCGATTTTGTGCCCGACCCCGGCCCGCCACGCCTCGGCGGCGGCTTGGCCGAGACGGATCCCACGAGCGAGGCGGACGCCGCAGACGACACGCGAGAAACCGGGAACGTTGATGCGCCGGAGCCGCGCTCCGGCAGTGCAGCCGGCGGTTCCAATCTTGGCACGATCGCTTTCGGTGGCGAGAGCCACGAATTCGCCCTGCGCGCATGCACCCGGACGACAGTCGGTCCCGACACCCGGCTCATCGACATCTCCGGCGCGACGGCACCTGAGGGCCAGACGCGGCTGGTCGTCAGCGCTACCATCGCCGACTTGCCCGGCGGCGGCAATCAGGTGGTCGAGGCCCGCCGGGTCGATGCCGGCGGCGATGAAATCGCGGTCTACGTCGCGATGCGCACGAACCAGGGCGGCGAATGGGTGACCGGCCTGGGCGATCCCGCCAATGGCCCGCTTCTGACCGTCGATGGCACGACGATCAGCGGGTCGGGCGAGTTCCTCGACCGCACCGGCATGCCGGAATCCTTGGGAACCGGCCGGTTCGAAGCGCATTGCCAGTCCTTTTCGGATGGATGA
- a CDS encoding ATP-grasp domain-containing protein yields MTSATKMSGGPVLLVCQRSAKLPFVFEAASRAGIDLIALHDSGEPAPLGVPAVVDTLALPVFTDPERALDELAEQAGRLGLAGVFTVREEAVVWTANAAARLCLPALSPKAAALTRDKGAMRRAFQAAGLPVPGFVSLNGPENIDAARHLSPPLVVKPSGGWSSTGVIRVDSQDALPGAMSAVAAIQKRDLNRYYGGMAPRIIVEEYLDGAEFVVECFVRAGNVHVLAVGDKGCPTGPWFEETVYAVRNDLDDPAIAALIEAAANGIRAIGLTTGPAHVELRQDRHGRPHLLEIGARIGGSGVSDFIVEEATGLSFTGLCLDAARGRQMPELPPVSWPTRIPGNYIIPLAGHGRFDGIDGLETALAHPDTRRVVPLLPEGTQVPAPPAFAGYPGFIFSVHDTPDDARAYHQWLDQMVRPRWR; encoded by the coding sequence ATGACGAGTGCAACGAAGATGTCGGGGGGACCGGTACTGCTGGTCTGTCAGCGCAGCGCGAAACTGCCCTTCGTTTTCGAGGCGGCGTCGCGCGCGGGGATCGACCTGATCGCCCTTCACGACAGCGGCGAACCGGCGCCCCTTGGCGTGCCGGCCGTCGTCGACACCCTGGCCTTGCCGGTGTTCACCGACCCGGAACGCGCCCTGGACGAATTGGCCGAACAGGCCGGACGGCTGGGACTTGCCGGCGTGTTTACGGTTCGCGAAGAAGCCGTCGTGTGGACAGCCAATGCTGCCGCCCGTCTTTGCCTGCCGGCGCTGTCGCCCAAGGCGGCCGCGCTGACCCGGGACAAGGGCGCGATGCGCCGGGCTTTTCAGGCCGCCGGCCTTCCGGTTCCCGGTTTCGTCAGCCTGAACGGCCCGGAGAACATTGACGCCGCGCGGCATCTAAGCCCGCCCCTGGTCGTCAAACCGTCCGGCGGATGGTCATCGACCGGCGTCATCCGCGTCGACAGCCAGGATGCGCTGCCTGGCGCCATGTCGGCGGTCGCCGCAATCCAGAAGCGCGATCTCAATCGATACTATGGCGGCATGGCGCCCCGGATCATCGTCGAGGAATATCTCGACGGCGCCGAGTTCGTGGTCGAGTGCTTTGTGCGCGCGGGCAACGTCCATGTTCTGGCTGTCGGGGACAAGGGATGTCCGACGGGCCCCTGGTTCGAGGAAACCGTCTACGCCGTTCGCAACGACCTGGACGATCCGGCCATTGCCGCCCTGATCGAAGCCGCAGCGAACGGCATCCGGGCCATAGGCCTCACCACCGGACCGGCCCATGTCGAATTACGCCAGGACCGGCATGGCCGGCCCCATCTGTTGGAGATCGGCGCGCGAATCGGCGGTTCCGGCGTTTCCGATTTCATTGTGGAAGAAGCGACAGGCCTGTCGTTCACCGGCCTTTGTCTGGACGCCGCTCGCGGTCGGCAGATGCCGGAATTACCGCCGGTTTCGTGGCCGACCCGCATACCGGGCAACTATATCATTCCGCTGGCGGGGCATGGCCGGTTCGACGGCATAGACGGACTGGAGACTGCCCTTGCACATCCGGATACACGCCGGGTTGTGCCTTTGCTGCCCGAGGGGACCCAGGTTCCGGCCCCGCCCGCCTTTGCCGGATATCCGGGCTTCATATTTTCGGTGCACGATACACCCGATGACGCCCGCGCTTATCACCAATGGCTCGACCAAATGGTACGCCCGCGCTGGCGCTGA
- a CDS encoding DMT family transporter produces the protein MTMRLSIYTFLILGLFSASWIVSKDIVSDLPAAHATGLRLTATAVALWIIVAIHKPGRFPLADLPRALIGFVILAVLGFAGYFLLSFGALIPLQASQLSMVLSSIPAITYLIALALDLDKPNALKFVGVPLVTIGAVWFNLADARGLSVEQVTGLAMAATAALSYALYGLASKKLLAGRPLLGSLAWITTFAALMFVPVYIADPLPLQTLVPADIIKLALLGAILSAPIYVLYQIVLAAGGVVYANSIGVMAPFVILAAELGVGFRNDVTLPEIVAMMIGAVGVALLFIDAMRGELRQAPPPDTAALARSELRRARASRSATR, from the coding sequence ATGACAATGCGTCTATCGATCTACACTTTTCTGATTCTGGGGCTATTCTCGGCCAGTTGGATCGTGTCCAAGGATATCGTCTCGGACCTGCCCGCCGCGCACGCAACGGGGCTGAGGCTCACGGCGACCGCAGTGGCGCTATGGATCATCGTTGCCATTCACAAGCCGGGACGATTCCCGCTCGCCGATCTTCCCCGGGCGCTGATCGGGTTCGTCATTCTGGCCGTCCTCGGTTTCGCCGGGTATTTCCTCCTGTCGTTCGGGGCATTGATCCCGCTTCAGGCCAGCCAGTTGAGCATGGTCCTGTCGTCGATTCCGGCCATCACCTATCTGATCGCCCTGGCGCTCGACCTGGATAAACCCAATGCCCTGAAATTCGTGGGTGTACCCCTGGTCACGATCGGCGCCGTCTGGTTCAATCTGGCCGACGCGCGTGGTCTGTCGGTCGAGCAGGTGACCGGGCTCGCGATGGCTGCGACCGCGGCACTGTCCTATGCGCTTTATGGCCTGGCCTCGAAAAAGCTTCTCGCCGGGCGTCCGCTTCTGGGCAGTCTTGCCTGGATCACGACCTTTGCCGCCCTGATGTTCGTGCCCGTCTATATCGCCGATCCACTGCCGCTGCAGACCCTGGTGCCCGCTGATATCATCAAGCTCGCACTTCTGGGCGCGATCCTTTCCGCCCCGATCTATGTCCTGTATCAGATCGTGCTGGCGGCCGGCGGCGTCGTTTACGCCAACTCGATCGGGGTCATGGCCCCCTTTGTGATCCTTGCGGCCGAACTTGGTGTCGGGTTCCGCAACGACGTGACACTGCCGGAAATCGTGGCGATGATGATCGGTGCCGTCGGTGTCGCCCTGCTGTTCATTGACGCCATGCGCGGCGAACTGCGGCAGGCTCCGCCGCCGGACACGGCCGCCCTGGCCCGCAGCGAGTTGCGCCGCGCACGCGCGTCGCGATCGGCGACGCGATGA
- a CDS encoding universal stress protein, giving the protein MFKTIMVPVDLFHAGTLDKALATAAGLARQFDATAVYVGVTSSAPSEVAHNPQEFQAKLDAFAAEQAAKHGISAKAQALVSHDPTTDLDRTLAKAVGDIGADLVVMASHVPGMTEHLINSNAGWMAAHLDVSVFVVR; this is encoded by the coding sequence ATGTTCAAGACAATCATGGTGCCGGTGGACCTTTTCCATGCCGGCACTCTCGACAAAGCACTCGCCACCGCTGCGGGCCTGGCCAGGCAGTTCGACGCAACTGCAGTCTATGTCGGCGTCACCAGCAGCGCACCCAGCGAGGTCGCGCACAATCCGCAGGAATTTCAGGCAAAGCTGGACGCCTTCGCCGCAGAACAGGCCGCAAAGCACGGCATTTCGGCAAAGGCACAGGCCTTGGTCAGCCATGACCCGACGACCGATCTGGACCGGACCCTGGCGAAGGCCGTTGGCGACATCGGGGCGGATCTCGTGGTGATGGCCTCGCATGTGCCGGGGATGACCGAACATCTGATCAATTCCAACGCCGGATGGATGGCGGCCCATCTCGACGTTTCGGTTTTCGTCGTTCGTTAG